A single region of the Biomaibacter acetigenes genome encodes:
- a CDS encoding NCS2 family permease: MKKEISISSGSDSFFERFFSLSENGTNVRTEVLAGITTFVTMAYILLVNPIVLKDAGLNQGAVFMATALAAALSTLFMGLYANYPFALAPGMGLNAFFAYVMVGKMGIAWQTALGAVFLSGIIAVIVTLTGLRELLIRAIPLPLKHAVGAGIGLFIAFIGFKNAGIVVSNPATFVDLGNFTDPKTLLATIGLIIMAVLVARGVRGGILLGIIITTIIGIPMGITKLPASIISAPPSMAPGLFKLDILDALKFSMYPVIFSLFFADLFDTIGTFVGVASRTGMIDEKGNLKRGNKALFADSIGTVIGSLLGTSNTTTYVESAAGVSVGGRTGLTSVVVSLLFIASIIFSPIALAVPGEATAPALIIVGIFMATSLNEIKFNDFYEAFPAFLTAILMPLTFSISLGLSVGFIAYAGLMLLSGRGKEVHWMMYVLAITFALYFAFIR, from the coding sequence TTGAAGAAGGAAATTTCTATTTCCAGCGGGTCGGACAGTTTTTTTGAAAGGTTTTTTAGCCTATCGGAGAATGGTACAAACGTCAGAACAGAAGTCCTGGCAGGTATTACAACCTTTGTAACCATGGCTTACATCCTGCTGGTAAACCCGATAGTATTAAAAGACGCCGGCCTCAATCAGGGAGCCGTATTCATGGCAACTGCCCTGGCAGCGGCACTATCCACACTTTTCATGGGACTTTACGCCAACTATCCCTTTGCACTGGCTCCGGGCATGGGGCTCAATGCCTTTTTTGCTTACGTAATGGTGGGCAAAATGGGAATCGCCTGGCAGACGGCGCTGGGTGCAGTCTTCCTTTCCGGTATTATAGCTGTTATAGTTACCCTAACGGGCTTAAGGGAACTTTTAATCAGGGCCATACCACTTCCGCTAAAGCATGCGGTTGGTGCCGGCATCGGCCTTTTTATCGCATTCATAGGTTTTAAAAACGCAGGTATAGTTGTAAGCAACCCGGCTACATTTGTAGACCTCGGAAACTTCACAGACCCCAAGACGCTGCTTGCCACCATAGGCCTAATCATTATGGCAGTGCTGGTAGCCCGGGGAGTCAGGGGAGGTATATTGCTGGGAATAATAATTACAACCATAATCGGAATTCCCATGGGCATCACCAAATTGCCCGCATCCATCATCTCAGCGCCGCCCAGCATGGCACCAGGCCTTTTTAAGCTGGACATCTTAGATGCTCTCAAATTTTCCATGTATCCCGTAATATTCTCGCTATTTTTCGCGGACCTTTTCGACACCATTGGAACTTTCGTGGGAGTAGCCAGCCGTACCGGTATGATCGATGAGAAAGGCAATCTTAAGAGGGGCAACAAGGCTCTGTTTGCGGATTCCATAGGTACAGTTATAGGTTCACTTCTGGGGACCAGCAATACTACCACCTATGTGGAAAGCGCCGCCGGTGTCAGCGTTGGAGGCAGGACGGGCCTTACCTCGGTAGTAGTATCGCTGCTGTTTATCGCCAGCATCATCTTTTCACCCATAGCCCTGGCGGTTCCCGGAGAGGCTACAGCTCCCGCACTGATCATAGTGGGTATTTTCATGGCCACCAGTCTCAATGAAATTAAATTCAATGATTTTTACGAGGCATTTCCGGCTTTTCTCACAGCCATTTTAATGCCTTTAACATTCAGCATTTCTCTGGGACTTTCGGTAGGCTTTATCGCCTATGCAGGCTTGATGCTGCTTTCCGGAAGAGGGAAAGAAGTCCACTGGATGATGTATGTTCTTGCAATAACCTTCGCTCTGTACTTTGCATTTATCAGATGA
- the carA gene encoding glutamine-hydrolyzing carbamoyl-phosphate synthase small subunit has translation MKGQLILEDGSVYKGNLFGAVNPSEAVTGEVVFNTSMTGYQEILTDPSYAGQIVTLTFPLVGNYGTSPVFSESDKIWAKALIVKENYMTENNGFKALNEFLKDHKVTGISGIDTRSLTRHIRSCGTMRGYIKAGSEYDCDVLREHQDIKAKDDENLVAQVTTRKIYRLPGKGPRVVVMDFGVKKDILRQLQIKGADVVVVSAFSEARDIFSLNPDGILLSNGPGDPAHVPGIVATIKKLLGRVPIFGICLGHQLLALAFGAETYKLKFGHRGANHPVMDLETGKTYMTSQNHGYAVKEKDLRRLGLVVTHKNLNDGTVEGLRHRYLPAFSVQFHPEASPGPQDSGELFEEFYDMIIKKKHEEQVI, from the coding sequence TTGAAGGGCCAGCTTATTCTCGAAGATGGGAGTGTATATAAAGGGAATTTGTTTGGTGCTGTCAATCCTTCGGAAGCAGTAACCGGAGAAGTGGTTTTTAATACAAGCATGACCGGTTATCAGGAAATACTTACCGATCCGTCTTACGCAGGCCAGATTGTAACATTGACCTTTCCTCTGGTAGGGAATTACGGTACATCGCCGGTTTTTTCGGAGTCGGATAAAATATGGGCGAAGGCTTTAATAGTTAAAGAAAATTATATGACGGAAAATAATGGTTTTAAAGCACTGAATGAATTTTTAAAAGACCATAAAGTTACCGGAATATCTGGTATTGACACCCGCAGCCTGACAAGGCATATCAGATCATGCGGTACCATGAGGGGATATATCAAAGCCGGGAGCGAGTATGATTGTGATGTGCTCCGGGAGCATCAGGATATAAAGGCAAAGGATGATGAGAACCTGGTCGCCCAGGTTACTACCAGGAAAATATACAGACTTCCAGGAAAAGGTCCAAGAGTGGTGGTAATGGATTTTGGGGTAAAAAAGGACATTCTCAGGCAGCTCCAGATAAAAGGCGCAGATGTTGTAGTGGTTTCCGCTTTTTCCGAGGCAAGAGATATCTTTTCCTTAAACCCCGATGGCATACTTTTGTCCAACGGGCCCGGGGACCCTGCTCATGTCCCCGGAATAGTTGCCACCATAAAAAAGCTTCTGGGACGGGTGCCGATTTTCGGCATATGTCTCGGTCATCAGCTTCTGGCGCTGGCCTTTGGTGCAGAAACATATAAGCTAAAGTTCGGACATAGGGGTGCAAATCACCCGGTTATGGACCTTGAAACCGGCAAAACTTACATGACTTCCCAGAATCATGGATATGCCGTAAAGGAAAAGGACCTGAGAAGGCTTGGACTGGTGGTGACCCATAAGAATCTCAACGACGGCACTGTAGAGGGGCTCAGGCACAGGTATCTTCCCGCTTTTTCGGTACAGTTTCACCCGGAGGCTTCTCCGGGGCCGCAAGACAGCGGCGAACTTTTTGAGGAATTTTATGACATGATTATCAAAAAGAAACATGAGGAACAGGTAATATAA
- a CDS encoding FMN-binding protein: MKKLFVIALVALMVLALIAGCGQQKTEPAQQSGGEQQQQQQQQQEQTQPSNNQQATLKDGVYYSEDKDFDDHGWKAMMTVVVKDGKIANVFYDEINKDGLLKSFDPEYAKNMKAKSGATPVLAQTSLAASLLEKQNPDNIDAVTGATHSSDKFKEMVKQTLAGTPVEAKGAFKDGLYKAADKDFDDHGWKGMAAVIIKDGKIASAFYDQLNKEDGHYKSTDTEYAKNMEAKTKMTPNKAVEALTKSLLEKQDASQVDAVTGATGTTGNFKTLMGEALSFAK, encoded by the coding sequence ATGAAAAAGCTTTTCGTAATTGCCCTGGTTGCCTTAATGGTTCTGGCCTTGATTGCCGGCTGTGGACAACAAAAGACTGAACCTGCCCAGCAGTCCGGCGGCGAGCAACAGCAGCAGCAACAGCAACAACAAGAACAAACTCAACCAAGTAATAATCAGCAGGCGACATTGAAAGACGGCGTGTATTATTCTGAAGACAAGGATTTTGACGACCACGGCTGGAAAGCTATGATGACAGTTGTCGTAAAGGATGGCAAGATAGCCAATGTTTTTTATGATGAAATCAACAAAGATGGCCTGCTAAAAAGCTTTGATCCCGAGTATGCCAAGAACATGAAAGCAAAATCGGGAGCCACTCCTGTTCTGGCCCAAACTTCACTTGCCGCTTCATTACTGGAAAAACAAAACCCGGATAATATAGACGCTGTAACTGGAGCAACTCATTCCAGCGACAAGTTCAAAGAAATGGTAAAACAGACACTGGCGGGCACTCCCGTAGAAGCCAAAGGCGCTTTCAAAGATGGTCTATACAAAGCAGCAGATAAGGATTTTGACGATCATGGCTGGAAAGGTATGGCAGCGGTCATTATAAAAGACGGGAAGATCGCATCAGCTTTTTATGACCAATTGAACAAAGAAGACGGCCATTACAAGAGCACCGATACAGAATATGCCAAAAACATGGAAGCTAAAACAAAAATGACGCCGAATAAAGCCGTGGAAGCCCTGACCAAATCATTGCTCGAAAAACAGGATGCGTCCCAGGTCGACGCAGTAACCGGAGCTACCGGTACCACCGGTAATTTCAAGACTTTGATGGGAGAGGCCCTTTCCTTTGCAAAATAG